The nucleotide sequence TAGGCGATCGACATGAACGGCACGAGGATTCCCGCCACCTGCCCGATGCGCCTCATCCCTCCGACTATTACGAGTCCGGTCATTATGGAAATCACTACGCCGGTAATCACCGGAGGAATGCCGAAGGTGCTGTCGAGGATCTGAGCAACTTGATTTGACTGCACCATGTTGCCGATTCCAAAGGATGCAAACACGGTAAAGAAGGCAAATAGAATCGCCAGAGGCTTGAATTTTCTGCCAAGCCCTCGCTCTATGTAATACATCGGACCGCCGGAGACGGTCCCATCCTCATGGACGATTCTGAATTGCTGAGCCAGCGTACACTCGGTGAATTTAACAGCCATGCCGAGAATCGCAGTCATCCACATCCAAAAGACCGCTCCGGGTCCACCTATCGCTATTGCTGCGGCAACACCCGCTATATTGCCTACGCCCACCGTAGCAGAAAGAGCCCCGCACAGCGCCTTAAAATGTGTAACATCGCCGGGATGCCTCGGGTCGTTGTACTTGCCCGACGTTATCCTTATCCCCTCGATGAGCCCGCGGAACTGCACGAACTTCATCCTGAAGGTCAGGAAGAGACCGGTGCCAAGAAGGGCCACTATCAAGACAGGGCCCGTCAGGTAAACGAGCAAAGCATTCAAGTGCTGCATAGTCCCCCTATTGAAATATCGGATTCAAAGCGGCATTGAATTTCATTCGCATCAGACGTCAAAAATAATCTTTGCACTCCACGACCCGTCGTCGAGCTTCGAGACATCTATGTTATGATATGTAACACCCTTGACGAGAAGTTTTTGCCTGTGACGGAGGGGGTCGTATTTCGCTCCCTTGGCGCTTCCTATCAGATGGCGCTCATCTATCTCATCTATCCAGAAAGAGGAAAAAACCAGGCGCCTCGTCTCGGAAACAAAAAGTATCTCCTGTAGCCATCTCACGAGAAGTTCCTCAAGGCAAGGGGCCTCGATAAAGATCGGGACGTCGATAGATGGAATCTGATTTTTGACAATATCGACCGATATATCCGTCAGGGCTGACGCGCAGGAAACGAAGAGATCTCGCAAATTGGGAGCGCCAACACGAACGCCGACGTCAGCCGTATGATCTATCATTTCATACATCACGGCAACCCGCCTCTTGAAAATGGATAGACGTCATTACATCCAGTCGTAACTGACGATATCATTCGCTTCAAAAAAGTAGGCGATTTCGAACTTTGCAGTCTCCGGAGCATCGGAACCGTGAACGGCGTTGCGCTCTATGCTGGTTCCAAAATCGCGGCGTATCGTCCCTTCAGCGGCCTGTTCTGGATTCGTCACCCCCGCGGCATCGCGCCAGCGCCTTATGGCATTTTCCCCTTCGAGAGCCATAACAACGACCGGACCCGAGGTCATGAACGATATG is from Myxococcales bacterium and encodes:
- a CDS encoding archease, which gives rise to MMYEMIDHTADVGVRVGAPNLRDLFVSCASALTDISVDIVKNQIPSIDVPIFIEAPCLEELLVRWLQEILFVSETRRLVFSSFWIDEIDERHLIGSAKGAKYDPLRHRQKLLVKGVTYHNIDVSKLDDGSWSAKIIFDV
- the ndk gene encoding nucleoside-diphosphate kinase — translated: MAVEKTLAIIKPDAVEKGVIGEISKRIEEANLKIVAMRMMHMNSAKAEGFYAVHKGKPFFGNLISFMTSGPVVVMALEGENAIRRWRDAAGVTNPEQAAEGTIRRDFGTSIERNAVHGSDAPETAKFEIAYFFEANDIVSYDWM